A stretch of Christensenellaceae bacterium DNA encodes these proteins:
- the rbsA_5 gene encoding ribose import ATP-binding protein RbsA, giving the protein MSDYVLEMHNIDKRFGGTHALKDVTIQFKRAEVNVIMGENGAGKSTLMRILTGAHGKDSGKLIYEGKEVEIHTPADAKALGISMIYQELNLVPDMSVAENLFVGNEQVKGLFVDKKEQIRIGNEVMANIGVDIDCSMLVSQLSLAKQQMVEIAKSVLYEAKVVIMDEPTSSLTEIEVNQLFKVIADMKKKGVTIIYISHRMDEIFKIGDNISVMRDGEYVGQWPIDETDEQSLIKNMVGRTITNMFPKEEVPIGDVVLEVKNLTRKGEFRDVSFSVRRGEILGFSGLVGAGRTELAKAIYGVTRPDSGEIWLNGKKMKFAIPKNALDAKIAYVPEDRKQYGLNLIGSIKDNIAVTSWDKLSKGSLIDSKAEKELSLRMIEKLGIKVASEKHPGSSLSGGNQQKVVLAKFLSQDLDVLILDEPTRGVDVGAKSEIHKLVVEAARSGVAVIMISSELPEILGMSDRIIIMHEGDVTGEVNGQEASQELVMAYAHKTKLA; this is encoded by the coding sequence ATGAGCGATTATGTGTTGGAAATGCATAACATCGATAAACGGTTCGGCGGCACCCATGCGCTGAAAGACGTCACGATTCAATTTAAGCGCGCGGAAGTGAACGTGATCATGGGCGAAAACGGCGCGGGGAAGTCCACCTTAATGCGTATTTTGACCGGCGCGCACGGCAAAGACAGCGGCAAACTGATCTATGAGGGCAAAGAAGTCGAAATCCATACGCCAGCGGACGCCAAGGCCCTGGGAATATCGATGATCTACCAGGAACTGAACCTGGTGCCCGATATGTCCGTAGCGGAAAACCTGTTTGTGGGCAACGAGCAGGTAAAAGGGCTTTTTGTCGACAAGAAAGAGCAGATCAGAATCGGCAACGAGGTGATGGCAAACATTGGGGTCGACATCGATTGCAGTATGCTTGTAAGCCAGCTTTCCCTTGCAAAACAGCAGATGGTGGAAATCGCAAAATCGGTGCTTTACGAAGCCAAGGTCGTCATCATGGACGAGCCTACTTCGTCGCTCACTGAGATCGAAGTGAACCAGTTATTCAAGGTGATCGCCGATATGAAGAAAAAAGGCGTGACGATTATTTACATCTCACACCGTATGGACGAGATCTTTAAGATCGGCGACAACATCAGCGTCATGAGAGACGGCGAATATGTGGGCCAGTGGCCGATCGATGAGACGGACGAGCAAAGCCTGATTAAGAATATGGTAGGGCGGACGATCACCAACATGTTCCCCAAAGAAGAGGTTCCGATCGGCGATGTGGTCCTGGAAGTAAAGAACCTTACCAGGAAAGGCGAGTTTCGGGATGTGAGCTTTTCCGTAAGGCGGGGAGAGATCCTCGGGTTTTCGGGCCTTGTAGGCGCGGGCAGGACAGAGCTCGCAAAGGCGATCTACGGCGTAACCAGGCCGGACAGTGGGGAAATCTGGTTGAACGGCAAAAAAATGAAGTTCGCGATACCCAAAAACGCGCTTGACGCGAAGATTGCTTACGTGCCGGAAGACCGTAAGCAGTACGGCCTCAATCTGATCGGGTCGATCAAGGACAACATTGCGGTAACATCCTGGGATAAGCTTTCGAAAGGTTCTTTGATCGACAGCAAAGCAGAGAAAGAATTAAGCCTCAGGATGATAGAAAAACTGGGGATCAAGGTTGCTTCTGAAAAGCACCCGGGCAGCAGCCTGTCGGGCGGAAACCAGCAAAAGGTAGTACTCGCGAAATTCTTATCGCAGGACCTTGACGTCCTGATCCTGGACGAACCTACACGCGGCGTGGACGTGGGCGCGAAAAGCGAGATCCACAAGCTTGTCGTAGAGGCCGCGAGAAGCGGCGTCGCCGTGATCATGATTTCGTCCGAGCTTCCCGAAATCCTGGGAATGAGCGACCGGATCATTATTATGCACGAGGGCGACGTTACGGGGGAAGTGAACGGCCAAGAGGCGTCGCAGGAACTGGTAATGGCGTATGCGCATAAAACGAAGCTGGCATAA
- a CDS encoding ABC transporter permease, whose amino-acid sequence MNNSNAAGSDVKQMSIGKKIVSFPQFGILIVFVGLIIILGCAAGRVFLTPDNFINILRQTSAQLIVAAGMTFVLILGGIDLSVGSVANLCGTLSAGFIVNNGIPFIPAILLALAIGLGLGLINGIVIAKLKIQPFIVTLAMMSSAKGLALMYSSGKPISGLPAEYVELGRGSVGGIPIISIVMIVVIIVLWMVLARSKFGRRVYAAGGNEECARLSGINIDKIKITTYVICAFCAALTGLVFTARVGSAQPASAEGLEMDAISAVVLGGTTLAGGKGYMLGTIIGAFFLIVLTNGFNIVGLSSYLQQFLKGIILVVAVVLYTKASKSSM is encoded by the coding sequence ATGAACAACAGTAACGCGGCCGGAAGCGACGTCAAGCAGATGTCGATCGGCAAAAAAATCGTATCCTTTCCGCAATTCGGTATTTTAATCGTTTTTGTCGGACTCATTATCATATTGGGATGCGCGGCAGGAAGGGTGTTTTTGACGCCTGACAACTTCATCAACATTTTACGGCAAACGTCCGCGCAATTGATCGTTGCGGCAGGCATGACCTTTGTCCTGATTCTCGGCGGGATCGATCTTTCCGTCGGATCGGTCGCCAACCTGTGCGGAACGCTGTCCGCGGGATTTATCGTCAATAATGGAATACCGTTTATTCCAGCGATTTTGTTGGCGTTGGCAATCGGTTTGGGGCTTGGACTTATCAACGGGATTGTCATCGCGAAGCTGAAAATCCAGCCGTTTATCGTGACTCTGGCAATGATGAGCTCCGCTAAGGGACTGGCGCTGATGTACTCGAGCGGTAAGCCTATTTCAGGGCTTCCGGCGGAATATGTTGAGCTGGGACGCGGCTCAGTCGGCGGAATCCCGATCATATCCATTGTGATGATTGTCGTCATTATCGTGCTGTGGATGGTGCTTGCAAGAAGCAAGTTCGGCCGTCGGGTATACGCGGCGGGCGGCAACGAAGAATGCGCGCGCCTTTCCGGCATCAACATCGATAAGATCAAAATAACCACCTATGTGATTTGCGCGTTTTGTGCGGCGCTTACCGGGCTTGTATTTACGGCGAGGGTTGGTTCGGCCCAGCCTGCGTCGGCGGAGGGACTGGAGATGGACGCGATCTCGGCCGTTGTCCTGGGCGGAACGACGCTCGCCGGCGGTAAGGGATATATGCTCGGTACGATCATCGGCGCATTCTTCCTCATCGTTCTGACGAATGGCTTTAATATCGTTGGCCTTTCCTCTTACCTGCAGCAGTTCCTGAAAGGAATCATCCTGGTCGTGGCGGTCGTCCTTTATACAAAGGCCTCTAAGTCCAGCATGTAA
- a CDS encoding D-ribose ABC transporter substrate-binding protein, translating into MKKVLLIVLCVAMAFSCFALTACASEQPAQSSAAESAAPTTESEASESAAASESAAAGGDVTIGVSMMTFEHPFFSDMLAQIRSMAEEAGYKVVSADAGQDPTKQLDDINDMIVSGVDVLFINPVDSAAIGSAVKNANDKDIPVFCIDTTADEGELVSFVASDNTEMGRVDANKVVEALTEKNGEAKGSVLAVVYPQASSTRDREAGFDEVMAKYPDIKIEKTSPISISSDDAYTLMQDKLSAYAEGDLDVIYSITAPVTVGIIGAIDTAGRTDVLLVGTDEDDAIFDKMKEDGTYVLGTVVQYPTEIAKYAFEAFQKHLAGETVDAETFVPVQAITTPAEVDEFQQFKADYREALKAYYN; encoded by the coding sequence ATGAAGAAAGTTTTACTGATTGTACTTTGTGTGGCAATGGCATTCTCGTGCTTTGCCCTCACAGCTTGTGCAAGCGAACAGCCGGCGCAGTCGTCCGCAGCAGAATCTGCGGCGCCTACTACGGAATCTGAAGCGTCGGAGAGCGCTGCGGCCAGTGAGTCGGCTGCTGCCGGCGGCGACGTCACGATCGGCGTTTCCATGATGACGTTTGAGCATCCGTTCTTCTCGGATATGCTCGCGCAGATCAGGTCCATGGCGGAAGAAGCAGGCTACAAAGTAGTCAGCGCCGACGCGGGACAGGATCCGACAAAGCAGCTTGACGACATCAACGACATGATCGTCAGCGGCGTAGACGTGCTGTTCATCAATCCGGTTGACTCAGCCGCGATCGGCTCAGCCGTTAAAAACGCGAACGACAAAGACATTCCGGTATTCTGTATCGATACCACGGCGGACGAAGGCGAGCTCGTATCCTTTGTCGCTTCCGATAATACGGAAATGGGCCGTGTAGACGCCAACAAGGTTGTGGAAGCCCTGACGGAAAAGAACGGCGAAGCAAAAGGTTCCGTTTTGGCAGTGGTATATCCGCAGGCGTCCTCGACAAGAGACCGCGAAGCCGGCTTTGACGAAGTGATGGCGAAGTATCCTGACATCAAGATTGAAAAGACTTCCCCGATCTCCATCTCTTCGGACGACGCTTACACGCTGATGCAGGATAAGCTTTCCGCATATGCGGAGGGCGACCTCGACGTGATCTACTCCATCACGGCTCCGGTAACGGTCGGCATTATCGGCGCGATCGATACGGCGGGCAGGACAGACGTATTGCTGGTCGGTACGGATGAAGACGACGCGATCTTCGACAAGATGAAAGAAGACGGAACCTATGTTCTGGGTACGGTCGTACAGTATCCGACGGAAATCGCAAAATATGCTTTTGAAGCGTTCCAGAAGCACCTTGCCGGAGAGACGGTAGACGCGGAAACGTTCGTTCCTGTACAGGCGATCACAACGCCTGCGGAGGTAGACGAGTTCCAGCAGTTCAAAGCAGACTATCGCGAAGCGCTGAAAGCGTATTATAACTAA
- the rbsA_6 gene encoding ribose import ATP-binding protein RbsA: MDKKIIEMKNISLTLDTNSVLSDANFYLKEGEICSILGENGAGKSTLMKVLAGNYPRYSGEIFFDGQAESVDSIIKAQKHGVRMIHQESQLINEFNVEQNIFSGNEICYPGLPFINKKLQKQKAREILDFLQADIDIHAPVEELNIAQKKMVEIARSLVYSVKVLILDEVTASFTSYDREILFEIIHKLKAQGIAVVFISHKIDEVLAIAERLVIMRDGKTVETKTIENNSVYIDVDHILLEMAGDDYINRYPKTKAKHGNILMKMHGVSNAQGTVTDASLYIREGEIIGVAGLVGAGKSSLAKLIAGVEPVARGEYYYKGKPMQTCRLDQFVKNGIIYLAKDCAANLIVKQDVQYNMSLTSLEQFTHAALLNHKEVQQNARYYIDKLDLKRVTPNTTVKWLSRGTQQKVALSKWLRADASLMVLDEPSISLDIASKVELYNILNKIAHSGKAIFMMSSDLTELIGMCDRIYVMFSGQVVAELNAKEANSVRILQYASGKL, encoded by the coding sequence GTGGATAAAAAAATCATTGAGATGAAGAATATTTCCCTGACGCTCGATACCAACAGCGTCTTAAGTGATGCCAATTTTTACTTAAAAGAGGGGGAAATCTGTTCTATTCTTGGTGAAAACGGCGCGGGGAAATCCACTTTAATGAAAGTGCTGGCCGGAAATTATCCGCGCTATTCGGGCGAAATCTTTTTCGACGGACAGGCAGAATCCGTGGACAGCATTATCAAAGCGCAAAAGCACGGGGTCCGCATGATCCATCAGGAATCCCAGCTGATCAATGAGTTCAACGTAGAGCAGAATATTTTTTCGGGAAACGAAATCTGCTATCCCGGCCTGCCCTTTATCAATAAAAAGCTTCAAAAGCAGAAAGCGCGGGAAATCCTTGACTTTCTGCAGGCGGATATTGACATCCATGCGCCTGTCGAAGAGCTGAACATCGCGCAGAAAAAGATGGTTGAAATCGCGCGCTCCCTCGTTTACAGCGTCAAGGTGCTGATTCTTGACGAGGTGACGGCTTCCTTTACCTCTTACGACCGCGAAATACTCTTCGAGATCATTCACAAATTAAAGGCGCAGGGGATCGCCGTCGTCTTTATTTCCCACAAGATCGACGAGGTGCTGGCCATTGCCGAACGGCTGGTGATTATGCGCGACGGAAAAACGGTGGAAACCAAAACCATTGAAAACAATTCCGTTTACATCGACGTGGACCACATCCTTTTGGAGATGGCCGGCGACGATTATATCAACCGTTATCCAAAAACAAAGGCCAAACACGGAAATATCCTCATGAAAATGCATGGCGTGAGCAACGCCCAGGGAACGGTCACAGACGCCAGCCTGTATATTCGGGAAGGCGAGATCATCGGCGTCGCCGGTCTTGTGGGCGCGGGAAAATCCAGCCTTGCCAAGCTGATCGCCGGTGTGGAGCCTGTTGCCCGCGGCGAATACTACTATAAAGGTAAGCCGATGCAGACCTGCCGGCTCGACCAGTTTGTAAAAAACGGAATCATCTACCTTGCCAAGGACTGCGCCGCCAACCTGATCGTCAAGCAGGACGTTCAGTATAACATGTCTCTCACTTCGCTCGAGCAATTTACACACGCGGCGCTGCTCAATCACAAAGAGGTCCAGCAAAACGCCAGGTACTATATCGACAAGCTGGATTTAAAGCGGGTAACGCCCAATACGACTGTAAAATGGCTTTCACGCGGCACCCAGCAAAAGGTCGCCCTCAGCAAATGGCTGCGGGCGGACGCCAGCCTGATGGTCCTTGACGAGCCGTCCATCAGTTTGGACATCGCTTCCAAGGTCGAGCTGTATAATATTTTGAACAAGATCGCCCATTCCGGAAAAGCAATTTTTATGATGTCCTCGGACCTCACTGAGCTCATCGGTATGTGCGACCGTATTTATGTCATGTTTTCCGGACAGGTCGTCGCGGAACTGAACGCCAAGGAGGCCAATTCCGTGCGCATCCTGCAATACGCGTCCGGTAAATTGTAA
- a CDS encoding DeoR family regulatory proteins has product MAPAAKKTSANEKAEGNTVFPAQRIATLKQIVREQKTVDIATLCSALNVSDVTVRKYLDQLEKEGFLKKLHGGAMLLETESDVLFDTMPDGDESLEKEDIEQIATLAASLIEEGDSIFIGQGSLCLALAKKLRTINNLTVITNNINAVPDIAANVRKLFFIGGEVLVQNGNLYSCGTKAIQQLDDIFVQKAFIGVDGIDTAVGVTVNDFELYEIINKIVDISRQIVVLAEHTQYDKIGLHKIADLDQFKIYVSDKKLDEKYKQYFFERDIKILTSYNI; this is encoded by the coding sequence TTGGCGCCCGCTGCGAAAAAAACAAGCGCCAACGAAAAAGCAGAGGGGAATACCGTGTTTCCAGCACAGAGGATCGCAACATTAAAACAAATCGTACGGGAGCAAAAGACAGTTGATATTGCCACCTTATGTTCGGCGCTCAATGTCAGCGACGTTACCGTACGCAAATATCTGGATCAACTGGAAAAAGAAGGTTTCCTCAAAAAATTACATGGCGGAGCGATGCTTTTGGAAACGGAAAGCGACGTCCTGTTTGATACCATGCCCGATGGGGACGAATCTCTGGAAAAAGAAGACATCGAACAAATCGCGACCCTGGCGGCCTCTTTGATCGAAGAGGGCGATTCCATCTTTATCGGCCAGGGCAGCCTTTGCCTGGCGCTTGCCAAAAAGCTTCGTACGATCAATAACCTGACGGTAATCACCAATAATATCAACGCCGTACCCGATATTGCCGCCAATGTGCGCAAGCTCTTCTTTATCGGCGGCGAGGTGCTTGTGCAAAACGGTAATCTTTACTCGTGCGGCACTAAGGCGATCCAGCAGCTCGACGATATTTTCGTACAGAAAGCGTTCATCGGCGTGGACGGGATCGATACCGCCGTGGGCGTCACCGTCAACGATTTCGAGCTTTATGAGATCATTAACAAAATCGTAGACATTTCAAGGCAGATTGTCGTCCTTGCCGAGCATACCCAATACGATAAGATCGGTTTACACAAAATCGCGGATCTTGACCAGTTTAAAATATACGTATCCGATAAGAAGCTCGATGAAAAATATAAACAATACTTTTTTGAAAGAGACATTAAAATCCTGACATCCTACAATATTTAA
- a CDS encoding monosaccharide-transporting ATPase, with amino-acid sequence MPDEKALEMKNITKSFMGVHALKNVNFTACKGKVNILIGENGAGKSTLMKILAGVYPKDSGEIVIDGKTVEINNPNDSMRNKIAMIYQELNLCRDMTVQENVFLGKEITKGMLIDKKETMKRTVELMEKYEMGIRPDEMVGSLSVAKQQMLEIVKALSEDAKILVMDEPTSSLTLQEVEHLFRIIKQLTANGVTIIYISHRMEELFEIGDYITVMRDGEFISENPIANVTQESLIASMVGREITQMFPKQEVPIGDTVLEVKGLSKKGMYRDVSFELRRGEILGFSGLVGAGRTEVAMSVFGAIKPDAGTILIDGKEVKIRSPYDAIKHKLAYLPEDRKLLGVDLNSKIRNNISVTNMDKIANKGGFLNFKKEEEICTNAVKQLRIKTPSIMQLVGNLSGGNQQKVAIAKWITRDIDVLILDEPTRGVDVGAKEEIHKMIVELARQGIGIVLISSELPEVLGMSDRVVVMHEGEIKAMLNAQEATQELVMSYSVGSEEKVQGGIC; translated from the coding sequence TTGCCGGACGAAAAAGCATTGGAAATGAAAAACATCACCAAAAGTTTTATGGGCGTCCATGCGTTAAAAAATGTCAATTTTACCGCCTGCAAGGGAAAAGTCAACATATTGATCGGCGAAAACGGGGCAGGAAAATCGACGTTGATGAAGATACTGGCTGGCGTATATCCAAAGGATTCCGGAGAAATTGTCATCGATGGGAAGACGGTGGAAATCAATAATCCGAATGATTCCATGAGGAACAAGATCGCGATGATCTATCAGGAACTGAATTTATGCCGCGATATGACTGTGCAGGAAAATGTCTTTTTGGGCAAGGAAATCACCAAGGGTATGCTTATCGACAAGAAAGAGACTATGAAGCGTACGGTCGAACTGATGGAAAAGTACGAGATGGGTATCAGGCCGGACGAAATGGTAGGGTCCTTAAGCGTTGCCAAGCAGCAAATGCTGGAAATCGTCAAAGCCTTATCGGAAGACGCCAAGATCCTTGTTATGGATGAACCGACGTCCTCGCTGACGCTGCAGGAGGTGGAGCACCTTTTCCGGATCATCAAACAGCTCACTGCGAACGGAGTAACGATCATCTATATTTCGCACAGGATGGAGGAGCTTTTTGAGATAGGGGATTATATCACGGTCATGCGCGACGGGGAATTTATCAGCGAAAACCCGATTGCCAATGTAACGCAGGAGAGCCTGATCGCGTCCATGGTCGGCCGTGAGATCACGCAAATGTTCCCCAAGCAGGAAGTACCGATCGGCGATACGGTGCTTGAGGTAAAAGGGCTGAGCAAGAAAGGCATGTACCGCGACGTCAGCTTTGAGTTGAGGCGGGGAGAGATCCTCGGGTTTTCGGGTCTTGTAGGAGCGGGACGTACGGAAGTCGCGATGTCTGTATTCGGGGCGATCAAGCCGGACGCGGGAACCATCCTCATCGATGGAAAAGAAGTAAAAATCCGCAGCCCATATGACGCGATAAAGCATAAACTGGCCTATCTGCCGGAGGACCGAAAACTCCTCGGGGTAGACCTAAACAGCAAAATCAGAAATAACATCAGCGTAACAAATATGGATAAAATTGCAAACAAAGGCGGATTCCTGAATTTTAAAAAGGAAGAAGAAATTTGCACGAATGCTGTAAAACAGCTTCGTATTAAGACGCCTTCTATTATGCAATTGGTAGGAAACTTATCCGGCGGCAACCAGCAAAAGGTTGCGATTGCGAAATGGATTACGCGCGATATTGACGTTCTGATCCTCGACGAACCGACCAGAGGCGTGGACGTCGGCGCGAAAGAAGAGATCCACAAAATGATTGTAGAACTTGCGCGCCAGGGGATCGGCATCGTGCTGATCTCGTCCGAGCTGCCCGAAGTATTGGGGATGTCGGATCGAGTCGTGGTAATGCATGAGGGAGAGATAAAAGCCATGCTGAATGCGCAGGAAGCGACGCAGGAATTGGTAATGTCTTACTCGGTTGGATCAGAAGAAAAAGTTCAAGGGGGAATCTGTTAG
- the rbsC_3 gene encoding sugar ABC transporter permease: MDKEVVLVKENSVWSKIKRFPQLSILCAFIVLFVVLSVASDTFLTADNLMSVVRQASPSLIVAIGMTFVLILGGIDLSVGSVACLSGILAAGLMTMNGLPVAAAILIALAVGAAIGFVNGIVIAKIKIPAFIVTLALMSTARGLALVYTGGRAISGVPAEAAQLGRGYVGPIPTPVIFMIVVVVVAWILLSSTKFGRHVFATGGNEECARLSGIKVDITKIIVYTISGLTAGLTGILLTMRLASGQPTLGQGMELDAIAAVVLGGTTLTGGKGFVLGTIIGCLFMQILSNGFNILGVSSFWQQVFTGIILLVAVCLYERGNK, encoded by the coding sequence ATGGATAAGGAAGTAGTATTGGTAAAAGAAAATTCGGTATGGAGCAAAATCAAGCGGTTTCCACAGCTAAGTATCCTGTGCGCGTTCATTGTGTTATTTGTCGTATTGTCTGTGGCGTCCGATACCTTTTTGACGGCGGACAACCTGATGAGCGTCGTACGTCAGGCTTCTCCATCGCTCATTGTGGCGATCGGTATGACGTTTGTACTGATTCTGGGCGGGATCGACCTTTCCGTAGGGTCTGTCGCGTGCCTGTCGGGAATACTGGCGGCAGGACTTATGACGATGAATGGCCTGCCGGTTGCGGCGGCTATCCTGATCGCGCTGGCGGTCGGCGCGGCAATTGGATTCGTAAACGGGATCGTAATCGCCAAGATCAAAATTCCGGCGTTTATCGTTACTTTGGCGCTGATGAGTACGGCGCGCGGCTTGGCGCTCGTTTATACGGGCGGACGCGCAATTTCAGGCGTTCCCGCGGAAGCGGCGCAGCTCGGGCGCGGTTACGTCGGCCCCATCCCTACGCCTGTGATTTTTATGATCGTCGTGGTCGTCGTTGCCTGGATACTTTTAAGCTCCACAAAATTCGGCAGACACGTATTCGCGACAGGCGGCAACGAGGAATGCGCGCGCCTTTCGGGTATTAAGGTTGATATAACCAAGATCATCGTTTATACGATCAGCGGTCTTACGGCAGGCCTGACGGGTATCCTGCTGACGATGCGCCTTGCTTCCGGCCAGCCGACGCTCGGCCAGGGCATGGAGCTTGACGCGATCGCGGCGGTCGTTTTGGGCGGAACGACGCTCACAGGCGGAAAGGGATTTGTGCTGGGCACGATTATCGGCTGTCTGTTCATGCAAATCCTGAGCAACGGATTTAACATCCTGGGCGTATCATCGTTCTGGCAGCAGGTATTTACCGGAATCATCCTTTTGGTGGCGGTATGCCTGTACGAACGGGGAAATAAATAA
- a CDS encoding ribulose-phosphate 3-epimerase produces MKVSASLLACDYLKLEQEIDRIERAGADLLHLDIMDGHYVNNFAFSIDMVEKIKRVAGLPVEVHLEIDNPQEHIENFAKAGADIIIVQADCVHHPIRLLSKIRSLGKKAGYAVNPCEPAERIDEVFPYIDYLLMMSAEPGFGGQPFNGNCIRKIKYADDIRKANPQAAYSIGVDGGVTAENTADLREAGTDVIIVGSAIFCTDDYAGNIAKFK; encoded by the coding sequence ATGAAAGTATCTGCATCATTGCTGGCGTGCGATTATCTGAAATTAGAGCAGGAAATAGATAGGATCGAGCGGGCGGGCGCGGATTTATTACATTTGGATATTATGGACGGGCATTATGTAAACAATTTTGCCTTTAGTATAGATATGGTAGAAAAGATAAAAAGGGTCGCCGGTCTTCCGGTCGAGGTCCATCTGGAAATCGACAACCCGCAGGAGCATATAGAAAATTTCGCAAAGGCGGGCGCGGACATTATCATCGTCCAAGCGGACTGTGTACATCACCCGATCAGGCTATTAAGCAAGATACGGAGCCTGGGCAAAAAGGCGGGATACGCGGTGAATCCGTGCGAACCGGCCGAAAGAATAGACGAGGTGTTCCCCTATATCGATTATTTGCTGATGATGTCGGCGGAACCCGGCTTTGGCGGCCAGCCGTTCAATGGAAATTGCATCAGGAAAATCAAATATGCGGACGATATTCGCAAAGCGAATCCGCAGGCAGCCTACAGTATCGGCGTAGACGGCGGCGTAACTGCGGAAAACACGGCGGATTTGCGGGAAGCCGGAACAGACGTGATTATCGTAGGCTCCGCCATTTTTTGCACGGATGATTACGCGGGCAATATTGCGAAATTTAAATAA
- a CDS encoding carbohydrate kinase yields the protein MNKECLLGIDMGTSSVKVGLFDLKGEPIAFADETYPLYTPRSGWAEQKAEDWWNAICAATRALMEKSGADPASIIGMSVDTTCCTVLMADEHMNILRPAIMWMDVRASRQAKAITRTGNPALKINGNGTGNVSAESMPAKALWLKENERELYNKAKYVFECVDWLTHKLTGELTASIDTTAPRWYYDRPGGGWPVSFYEEIGLGDLLDKFPKDVLDMGVRVGKLTKEAADDLGLAAGIPVGEGGADAFVGMIGLNVVRPGSIAMITGTSHLLLGLTEKEMHSKGMWGSYPDAVIAGLQMIEGGQTSTGAVVNWFKTNFCANIEQEAKRGGKSVYDLLNEGAQKLPIGADGLLALDYFQGNRTPYADPDVRGMFYGLSLGHTPYHLYRAIIESICYGTETIMQTFREGGMRPEGIYISGGAVKSAFWTQAHADVCNLPILIPKVTEAPCLGSAILGAVACGAYGSIQEAAENMVAIKGRVEPDQGRHEEYRFYYQKYMEAYQSSKDWMHEVTTHQAGGK from the coding sequence ATGAATAAAGAATGCCTTTTAGGAATCGATATGGGAACGAGCAGCGTAAAGGTTGGACTGTTCGACCTCAAAGGAGAGCCCATCGCTTTTGCGGACGAAACGTATCCGCTGTATACGCCGAGGTCGGGCTGGGCGGAGCAAAAGGCGGAGGATTGGTGGAACGCGATCTGCGCGGCCACGCGCGCTCTCATGGAAAAGAGCGGCGCCGATCCGGCGTCGATCATCGGGATGAGCGTGGATACCACGTGCTGCACGGTGCTGATGGCGGACGAGCATATGAATATCCTGCGTCCGGCAATCATGTGGATGGACGTGCGCGCTTCAAGGCAGGCTAAGGCGATCACGCGGACGGGGAATCCGGCGCTCAAAATAAACGGCAACGGAACGGGCAATGTATCGGCGGAATCCATGCCGGCAAAGGCGCTGTGGCTGAAAGAAAATGAAAGGGAGCTGTATAACAAGGCGAAATACGTATTCGAATGCGTGGACTGGCTGACGCATAAGCTGACGGGAGAGCTGACGGCGAGTATCGATACTACGGCGCCACGCTGGTATTACGACCGCCCAGGCGGCGGCTGGCCGGTATCATTTTATGAGGAGATCGGCCTTGGCGACCTGCTTGACAAGTTTCCTAAGGACGTGCTCGATATGGGCGTACGGGTGGGCAAACTGACAAAGGAAGCGGCGGACGACCTGGGACTTGCGGCAGGGATACCCGTAGGCGAGGGAGGCGCGGACGCGTTTGTGGGCATGATCGGCCTCAACGTGGTTCGGCCGGGCAGCATTGCGATGATCACGGGCACGTCGCACCTGCTCCTTGGACTGACGGAAAAAGAGATGCACAGCAAGGGAATGTGGGGGTCGTATCCGGACGCGGTGATTGCGGGGCTGCAGATGATCGAGGGAGGCCAGACTTCGACGGGAGCGGTCGTCAATTGGTTTAAGACAAATTTCTGCGCCAATATCGAACAGGAGGCAAAGCGCGGGGGAAAAAGCGTCTATGACCTTTTAAACGAGGGGGCGCAAAAGCTGCCCATCGGCGCGGACGGCCTGCTGGCGCTCGATTATTTCCAGGGCAACCGCACGCCGTACGCCGATCCCGACGTACGGGGCATGTTTTACGGGCTGTCCTTAGGGCATACGCCGTATCACCTGTATCGGGCGATCATCGAGTCGATCTGCTATGGTACGGAGACGATCATGCAGACTTTCCGCGAGGGAGGTATGCGTCCGGAGGGAATCTATATATCCGGCGGCGCTGTGAAAAGCGCGTTTTGGACGCAGGCGCACGCGGATGTGTGCAATTTGCCGATCCTGATCCCCAAGGTGACGGAAGCGCCGTGCCTGGGATCGGCGATCCTCGGCGCGGTGGCGTGCGGGGCGTACGGAAGTATCCAGGAGGCGGCGGA